TAACCAACTCTGCCTGAATACTTTATGCTTGCAAACTGGCCTTCCAGTATGGATGACAGAAAATAAATTAACCAAGCTAAATACTGTTTTATAATCAGGGATTGTTAGTTGCTAGGGATAGCATAAGAGAAGGGAACTCCAAAGAATATTAATAAGGATATACCCCATGCCCTCAGTAATGTACTAGTTCCTCGATAAGTAATTAGTGCCAAGCTCTGTGCTTACGTTTCCAGTGAATTCTGGGCCAATTCCGCTTGAAGAGCAATACCTGAAACACAGCCTGGTACACAGCATATTTTGCAGATAAATTAACCAAGgaggtttattttattattaattatatttgtataccgccacacCCAGGAAGTTGATCAAATGATTTATCCACCACATCTACGATGTGAGAACTGAATACCATGTAATTACCACCTTGAATGAAGAAGAATCAAGTAACTACATTACTAATGAAACTAGCTTTTTCGATACCACTAGTCAGATGGGCCTTCCAGCTCAAATTTGATTGGCCAATAAACAACCCTGTCTTACCACGCCTTATGCAAATAATTTCATCAGTTAATTGTCCTTCAATACCTGCAGGTAACTGGGTAGAAGATTTAGAATAGAGTTGCTTAATTAGCTACTTTAAGCATTGTTCAATTGAAGAGTTTTCTAGCTTAATCAATAGTCTCTTTGGGAATGGACTCAAATGTCTAGTTGAAATCAATAAAAGTTGAAAACAACTCTGTTTACCAATGTATATTTGTCAACAAGAAAGCAAAGAGTTTAATGTTGATCAATGGCTGAGTAATGCTTCTGAAATACAGCTTATTCCAATCAAAAATTTTTAGTTGGTTGGAACCAAAAGACTAATTTGCCATATAAAGAAGAGGTGTACAGTTTACCTATTAAACTGGGTAATTGGGTGGTAATTTTGCAGGTCTAAACTGTTTTCCTTTGTGTAGATTGGTACTATTATAGCCTGTATTATTTGTGAAAAGACAAGAGTAAGAATGCCTCGAATGAAGGTGACAAGCTCTCTTTAAACTTGTTATTCCAGTTTCACAACAAATATAATCGAGACCAAAGATCTCCGCCAAGACTGGGATTGAATTAGTTCAAAATTGGTAAAATGGCAACACACAGCAGTATACAATTTGATTTAATCTGATGGTCATATAGGGCCCAAATGCAGCAACAAAACATAACTTGGTTGAACTATATATTTGTTGAATATGCTATACAGAAGGATTTACTGAAGCCCGTACAGAACCAAGAGCGAGTTTATTTTTCTGTAAAAGACCTAGGTTAGCTTTAAGGCACAGGTTTCATTCCTGCTTTCTCTTATAGCAATAGgtctaaaaaataataaaatacagaccTACTGAACTATCTTCAAAGGTTGCATGTGAATTCTAGATCTGAGTGagataatttgttttaaaatcttttacattgtttttatttgattGATGGTGACCTTCCCTATAGAATAACTAAAATGCTAACTTTCTAAACAAAATGGACTACGTGTAGAAATGTGCAGACATCTGTTTATGAAATGTATATGAACTAGTTTTGGCTACTGAGTTTTGTACCTTTCATGCACTGTGAATGTCAGATTTAAATAAAGTATCTTGTTTTGGGTGTATTTCTTATTTATAGTGGATATTTATGACAAACAATTGTTTAGCTTATGCTGCAAACCATGTTTATTCACTATACTGTAGTTCTGTTTGCAGTGGGCTAGATTCATAAATCATAAATTTAGTATTATGCACATAATAATCTTGCTATGGTAGAAGGTAAATTTGTCAATTTGGCTCTGATAAGAAATGGGCTGAAAGTAgtttattttaatgctttaattCCATGGGTTAATAAATATCAATTTGTGTTTAGTACATTTCTGTTCGTTTTAACAGACCGGCATTCCTTTGATGGGATACACTGCTTTTAGAGATTGTAAAGGAAGGACTACAGAGTAACTTCCTGGGCTGGAGCAGGTTCCAAAGAAAGATCATATGTTCACATTAATGGTAACCAAATCTAGTTCAACTGAAGCCAAATTCTAGGTcactggagggcaggagggagctTGAGCCCATCTACCCTTCTTGTCCTTGTTGCCAGGTAGTTCCTTCTGCCTGCTATTTGTTCTTATAGTGCTGGGGATGATTGCATCACTCCATTGGATGGGAGCCCAAAATATTTCACATACTATAGATTCCCCCCGTACCAATACTGTGTTTCAAAGTGCCCCccaagaggagattggatgaagAGAGAACTTTTGGACAATGTGTGCTTGAAGATTTACTCATTGTATGTGATTGATCTCCCATGATCCTTTGCATCATCACCACAAAAGACAGCAATAGCTATGGCAGTAATCTTATGCATACATCATACTAGTCagtgtgggccagtcacacactcttagcctaacttCACAAGGTTATTGAGAGTTAAAATGGAGAAtggtttaagctgctttgggtccccattgtgaagAAACACAGGGtataaagaaaattaaatctCAGCGAAAAAGTATTTGTTCCTAAGTAAATTGAGCTGTGCATTTTGTATTTGGAAATATATGTTGCTAATTATTGTTATTTAAAGGTTGTGGATACCTTGGTGTAATTAGTGCCACTTCAGCAACTTGATTACCATGCTGTGATTGCATACATACGTGCAGATTTATACTCATGCTGTACCACATGCAAGGCCAAACCATGCAAATAAAATgagattattttaaataattaagtgttgttgttttttaagctgcAGATCCTCAGAATTGCAGCATGGGAAGATACACAGGCGGCTTGCTCAGATCTCCTCAAATAATGTACAGCGggggcacaagaagaagaagagttggttcttatatgccgctttttcctacccgagggaggctcaaagcggcttacagttgccttcccattcctctccttcccaaggGCAATCAAGGACACCTGTATCATTGAACTATCATTTTAGAACACCTTCCTCCTCTTACAGTTTTTTTGaggtttcacatttttctgcaagcatggggcttttctcaggtCTGTCTTTTCTATCCATGGCCCGAGTCTCTGGATTCAATGGGGCTCCATTGAGAATATATTGATCTAAACCAAATGTTGCAAGTGTCAGCCACATCTAAGTTAGAAGTTTGAAGTACTGGCTTTGCCCATCTTTGAATACAAATGCCATTTTTTTGAAGTAACATATTAATTATTGGCTGACTTCATGTAAATAGCTAGCTTTCCCTGCTTGTTCTCTGTACTATGTTTATCTACCTTTCTTTCAAGGAGCTCCAAACAGTATATGTGGTTCTACCCTCCCTATTTTTGCCCCTGAAAACTTTAGGTTGAAAAAAGTGAATTACAGGTTGCTCAGAGCACTCTGGAGACATGTACCCTGCAGAGTTAATCATtacgctctacgcaggcctgcccttaaccctgacccggaaactacaactagttcaaaatgcagcagccaggatcctcacggcaacactgtggaggtcccatatccggcctattctccatcagctgcaatggttaccagttgaattccggatcagactaaaggttctggtaattaccttcaaggccatacgcggtcagggcccagtgtacctgagggaccgcctccccgcctatgcccccaaaagagctctacgctctactgcctccaatcagctaaggatccctggccctaaagaagtcagtctggtctcgaccagggccagagcattctctgttctggcccctacctggtggaacgagctcccagaggagatcagggccctgacggaccttaaacagttccgcagggcctgcaaaaaggagctcctccaccaggcatttggccgagaccagacgtaatctacagtgaccaagggcccctgctcccccccccccacccctcagaattcaatcaataagccacccccctcagaatcccatcaacaagccctggacctgtttgtattacgattgtttactgttatactgtgttgtgtttggttgcaattgttggttatcgatatacatgttctacagactgttttatgtatggttctctgttataatgtaaaccgccctgagcctccgcgGAGGtcagtatagaagtatgataaataaataaatataaataaattaaaattaatttaatcaTTGTCATGTTAGCATTTATTTTACTGCAAACTCTTACCTGAATGAAGAAAATAGTATCTACTTACACTTGATTTTGTAATTAATGCTTTTTGTGAAATTTGGTAGGGATTATGGTAGGGTAGGGACTGTTggtggaaagggaaagagatggtGTTAGGAGAACAGTATGTACCTAATTCTTGGACTGCCCAAATCTTGCTGCCTAGCTATAAAACTCTCTTCTCAACCTGCTCACAGAAGAATCAGGCATTACTTTGCAACCCTGAATACCAGACATTTGTGAAACACGTTTGTATTATTTTGCATGATTTCCCGTGTGATTTTTAGACCTACCAATTACAATGAACTACAAGCCTCCGATAAAGCATATCTGTTCCTGTAAATGTGTTAAATGAAAACTTAGAACTGAGATTTCAGTTTTGATGTCTAAAGATAACTTAAATCAGCTGTAGACCCTTGCTGTCCTCCGAGTAAAAAACACAATACTGAATTTCGCAAGCATTCTGAAGCCAATCTTTAATTGAGGTGCTTATTAATGCAGAATTGCTCTATTGCAGGGCTGTCTGCTAAATTGGCTGTTAAGCAGATATGTTGCTACCAACATGGTGTGACTCATTTTTCAGCATATTAAATTTCAAGGGTGAGTTGAATGGAGTGCTTGTGGCTGGAATATTAGAGCAAGGATAGGAGGCTGAATGCTCAAGCAGTGGTGGCAAGTGAGCAAGAGCACTGGCACAAGACACTTCATGAAATACTGGTTTGTATGGATCTGCatctggaagggaaagaaaggaatcACACGTAGTATCTTTAGTAGCCTCACTGAAGAAGTGGCTTGCTCCTTGCTTTGAAATGTTTTTAGATTCTGGAATAGACACTTCTGTTTTGATTCCAGGGTGAGCGTCATTGTCAGCCCAGGAAGCCAATGTGCGGTGGAAAAACCATTCTGTTTTCATCCGCTCCACCCATGCTTTTGCACGGCGTTCTCTTTGGATTCCTTTCCTCCAATGAAGGACTAACATACAACTAAATACCAGGATGCAACAAAAAGCTAAGCCTCCAAAATAGATAGGCAGCAAACCTGCAATCAAGAACAGATTGTAAGAGTATTAATTAATTAGGGATGCAAACTGTAGTGAAGCAGGATTGTTCTGTAGAACATAATTGTAAGCATGTGcctaatatattaataataacattCCAAGGTACTTTTGTAAGGTAATGTTtaaaaagagccttttgtggcgcagagtagtaatgcagcagacatgcagtctgaaagctctgcccatgaggttgggagttcaatcccagcagcagactcaaggttgactcagccttccatccttccgaggtcggtaaaatgagtacccagcttgcgggggggggggtaaacggtaatgactggggaaggcactggcaaaccaccctgtattgagtctgccatgaaaacgctggagggcgtcaccccaagggtcagacatgactcggtgcttgcataggggatacctttaccttaatgttaAAAACTTGCCTGCTTTGTCACTTATACAAGTATGGTGTCTCTTTATAACACATTTCCATTGGGCGCTAGTCACACCATGCCATCCTCACATACTCTTCAACTAAGTAATTCCTATATCCACTTACTATAATAATACTATAATCAGTATCTAACATCACTCTTACAGTAACATCAATAATTTAGAAAGTGAGTTTATGCTACTTACCATTTGATATAAGCATCATTCATGCCCTAAAAGCGTTTGGAATGtgccaaatctctctctctttgggtGTTTTTATGTTTTCTGTCCTAGGGACAGAAAGTCAACTGAGATCTGGAAAACCAGAACACTGAAGTTATGTCATTGGAACAGAATGACCAAAAGGTCAACATTCTAAAGCTACCAATGAAACAATGGAGTTCCTAGAGTTACTGTACAGAGGTTTCTCAAGGCTAGATAATCTAATCTGTATATTATGCAACTAGTTTCCTAACTTTCCAAATCAAGTATATTCATTGTTGTGTAatctagcaatccccaacctgtgggccgcggaccacatgtggtccttcgattaattggaggtgggccccaaaggacgcctttcccccctgcccccggccctttacaacacactttgggtgtcattgtctcccatcactcccagatgggactatttcgttgcagagaaacaagctcagggttcccattgatttgtcattgtcatgagttaaaattttcattaaaataaaatgttccttatgttcattgttgtggcgtgtctgtatcttattttgaagggatgtttaaacattaccatagcgatcagagagcgttagggcagtggttgagagtacaggagtaaactacccccccccctccaacgagcctcagtaaaaggcgttgagtggtccccggtgataaaaaggttggggaccactggtgtaatctACCAGTTGCTTCACACCTGTTAACTACCATAAAAATACTGTAGACAAGATatagaacaaagttcgagtcgaGTAGAATCTATAAGAGCaaagaagttttattcaaaagaTAAGTTTTTGTGTTTATCTTTGTTCATGCCAAAATTCGCTCAGGCTATCATCTGAGACAATAGCAAGGTTTTTCTGGGAGACAGAAATAGAAATTATTGCAGTATAAGATCAAGAAACCGTAACAATTAATAGTTGTGGTTTTAAAAATTGTAGAACTGTTTTCCATGCCCGGGGTTATACTTATATTTATGCAGACTGGCCTGCCTAAGAGAAGTTTATCAGGTGTTGAAGAAATGAGTTTCTTCAAAAGAGAGATCATAATATATAGTAATAGCCAAATAGCCAAGGAAGTCATTTGTGGTGAAATCCCTATTATAGGCTGATTAATTTTGGGGGGCTTTCTGACCAAATTCccagcttaatttttaaaaagcatgcctCTGAGTTGCCTAGGTTGGGAGCTAAGAGGGCTAATTATGAATACTGTTTTCAGCTTAATAGATGTAATGGAAACAAACCCATTGTACCTTGCTTTAGTTCTATGACGTAAGTCATGGTCATgctttgcaggccatgcagaaccaattgtttgtttatgtgtttttaattgaattacCTTATAATTTAAACTAAATTAAAgtctatttttaaatgtttggtgCTTCGTGGAACCTGATCAATTAGAAAGGCAACAAAaggatattttaaataattttttgtaTTTTGTGATTCTTAGACTTTAAATAGCTTCAAAAAGTCAGAAAGTTTAGGGGAAAACATCTCATGCCCTCTTGTGAATTTCCAAAGTACcatgctcctccccccccagtaTATACAGTAATGAACTTACTctcttcaaatgagtagccctattggtctgaagtagcacaacaaaatcagagtccagtagcaccttgaagaccaacaaagatttatacaaggcgtgagctttcgagtgcaagcactcttcctctcaCTATGAACTGAtatattctgaggaagagtgcttgcactcgaaagctcacgccttgaataaatctttgttggtcttcaaggtgctactggactctgattttactctCTTCAAACACACAAATGGGCAGAAtttctcaatccctttcccacctctttctataagaacagcagaaaaagaatctttatatttttctaaacTGGGAAAGTAAACATTGCGTGCCAGGCAGCGAAAAGGAACAAAACTGGCAGCACTAACGAGTGGAGGGAGGATAGGGGGAGGATTCGTGGCTCAGCTGGAAgcgcatctgctttgcatgccgcTTTCACGTGCAGCCCCCAATCTCTCTCGACACAAGCGTCCGGTGCTGGCTGATGCGAGAGACCTCAGCCCAAGCTGCACGcctgacctccctccctccctccgtccgagCGGCATGCCAGCCAGCCGCGCCCAGTTCCGCTTGCGTCTCTTCGGCGGAACCTTCGTGCCGGGCTGCGAGGGCAGGCCGGTTGGGGTTGCGCGTTGCTCGGGGAGTCTGCGGGCGGCCAGGGAAGGTATGGCAGCTGGGCACGTACAGCAGCTGTGGGGAGCGGCGGCGCTGGGCCTTTCCCGAGGAGTCTGGGTGGGCCGCTTTACCGCCCTTCGGCCTCTCGGCATGCTGCTGCCCCCGCAGCCTCGGCCGCTGGTGATGTGCGTCCGGGGAGTGGGAGGCGACGGCGCTCTGGACGAGAACCCCTTCTACGCCAAATACCAACGCAAGATCCAAGAGCTGCGCaagtaagggggggaggggacggggggtGGGAAAGAGCGTGTGAGGGAAATAATCCTGGCGCACGAAGGCGGTTTCGGAGAGGCTGAAGCCTGGCAGGAGTCCTGCAGCCCCCTGCTTAGCCCTGCCCTTTTCTCCTTCAGGCCTTTTGCTCCACCTGTTCCGTGAAGTCAGCGGAGATGATCCTACAGCCGTTTTTCAGCCCTCCTCGTCCTACTttggaaggctgtaactctgctgaggattgcACGGTGCCTCTGGTGCTGCAGAAATAGGCAGGAGTGtggtggcaccttaaaggttATATTATAATGCATTGGATGAGAtcccaaactgtggttctccagatgcccatggactacagttctcatgagcccctgccaacagtatGCTGGTGggagcacatgggaattgtagtccatggacatctggagaaccacagtttggccacccctgactagCCATCGAAAGATTGCgtcaaaatacatttatttatttattatatttatataccacc
The nucleotide sequence above comes from Paroedura picta isolate Pp20150507F chromosome 4, Ppicta_v3.0, whole genome shotgun sequence. Encoded proteins:
- the TEX38 gene encoding testis-expressed protein 38, producing the protein MMLISNGLLPIYFGGLAFCCILVFSCMLVLHWRKGIQRERRAKAWVERMKTEWFFHRTLASWADNDAHPGIKTEVSIPESKNISKQGASHFFSEATKDTTCDSFLSLPDADPYKPVFHEVSCASALAHLPPLLEHSASYPCSNIPATSTPFNSPLKFNMLKNESHHVGSNISA